From one Solanum lycopersicum chromosome 12, SLM_r2.1 genomic stretch:
- the LOC101268076 gene encoding uncharacterized protein isoform X5 produces MSTERQSVTVRDLVEEAKKRVVFLVICAIGLSYLMSLTSSSVFVNLPVAALFIVSLRYLSLDFDARMKAVTYKSKSSISNSTFQRKHIDIPRTVNEKPTWRKKVNSPAVEEAIDHFTRHIVSEWVTDLWYSRITSDTQGPEELVQIMNGVLGEISRRMRTINLIDLITRDIINLIRTHLELFRASKIKIQKKRPISLTIEELDVELKLVLAADNKLHPALFSPEAEHKVLQHLMDGLISYTFQSEDAQCSLFHNIVRELLACVVMRPVLNIANPRFINERIESLVVSVKKGDKGNTAAETEPQSRPVGSGKISADHFSRVLDPSAKGVELVQLKNDQPNNTEEHAMNTMNGTDLLLDPLLSLDARSTRSWSSLPSQADADDGRGIHRHHSGGEWGERLDLLSRRKTEALAPENLDNIWAKGRNYKRKEEANLASDKLKKSSLISAPKSPGHSKEAKQKESERANKVGAKHYVKDNATSQGDLKRPIYPPDYSYQEENEHSSDEDESESTSSYTTEDEEPSSVTGFDSPGTQVWDGKNIRNVNHIHHPLENNEGHKRRNGKASKTHIRSKHLNRVLSGRKRSRLSNQTEHLWQETQRTSFLQGDGQDILKSKENVKLDGPSDDSETEIFSRISSDTNASSYVSSRSFSEIHSMGPYSTTGSIIADSFLKLRSEVLSANIVRSGSKTFAVYSISVTDMNNNSWSIKRRFQHFEELHWRLKEFPEYNLHLPPKHFLSSSLDGPVIRERCKSLDIYLKKLLLLPTVSNSIEVWDFLSVDSQTYSFSNSLSIIETLQADLDRTVRQKSKEPPHGISPRTDLLSSKGKHSNTESKNLTSRIEHDHAGHESRFRKDYVALSPPKRPLTETFEDSNSDNKVHANRKSTPNMQTTSKSVETNSLASPESLVAATVDPTFPSEWVPPNLTVPILDLVDVIFQLQDGGWIRRNAFWVAKQVLQLGMGDAFDDWLIEKIQRLRRGSVVAAGIQRVEQFPMTLDSQDFNVGLSIG; encoded by the exons ATGAGCACCGAAAGGCAATCGGTGACTGTTCGAGACCTTGTTGAAGAAGCTAAGAAGAGAGTTGTTTTCTTAGTCATATGTGCTATTGGGCTCTCCTATTTAATGTCTC TGACGAGCTCCTCAGTTTTTGTCAACTTGCCTGTAGCTGCACTCTTTATTGTTTCCCTTCGTTATCTGTCTCTTGATTTTGACGCGCGGATGAAAGCTGTAACATATAAAAGTAAGTCATCCATATCAAACAGCACTTTTCAGAGGAAACATATTGATATTCCAAGAACAGTTAATGAGAAGCCCACCTGGAGGAAGAAAGTAAATTCACCTGCTGTCGAAGAAGCAATAGATCACTTCACCAGGCATATAGTTTCTGAGTGGGTCACAGATCTCTGGTACTCCCGCATAACCTCTGATACACAGGGTCCTGAGGAACTAGTGCAGATCATGAATGGTGTACTAGGGGAAATTTCACGTCGCATGAGAACTATTAATCTTATAGATCTCATCACAag AGATATTATCAATCTAATACGCACTCACTTGGAGCTGTTTCGTGCAAGCAAAATAAAGATTCAGAAGAAACGCCCAATTTCTTTGACAATTGAAGAGCTAGATGTGGAGCTTAAACTGGTGTTGGCTGCAGACAACAAATTACATCCTGCTTTGTTTTCTCCGGAGGCTGAGCACAAA GTACTCCAGCATCTTATGGATGGTCTCATTTCATACACTTTTCAGTCAGAGGATGCACAGTGCTCTTTATTCCACAACATTGTCAGGGAGCTTCTTGCTTGTGTTGTAATGCGACCAGTATTAAATATAGCTAATCCAAG GTTCATCAACGAGAGGATTGAGTCTCTAGTTGTTTCTGTAAAGAAGGGTGATAAAGGGAACACAGCAGCAGAAACTGAACCACAGTCCAGGCCGGTTGGATCTGGTAAAATATCAGCAGATCATTTTTCTCGGGTTTTAGATCCTTCTGCCAAGGGCGTAGAGCTTGTACAACTAAAAAATGACCAACCTAATAACACTGAGGAGCATGCCATGAACACTATGAATGGAACAGATTTGTTGTTGGACCCTTTGCTTTCACTTGATGCTCGGTCTACTCGTTCTTGGAGTTCTTTGCCATCACAAGCCGATGCAGATGACGGAAGAGGTATTCATAGACACCATTCTGGAGGAGAGTGGGGTGAAAGGCTAGATTTGCTTTCTCGTAGAAAGACTGAAGCCCTGGCCCCTGAAAATTTAGACAATATATGGGCAAAAGGCAGAAACTATAAACGGAAAGAAGAGGCCAATCTAGCATCTGATAAACTCAAGAAGAGTTCGTTGATAAGTGCACCAAAATCGCCAGGACACTCAAAGGAAGCTAAACAGAAAGAGAGTGAGAGAGCAAACAAGGTTGGAGCTAAGCATTATGTGAAGGACAATGCTACCTCGCAAGGTGATTTGAAAAGACCAATTTATCCTCCAGATTACTCGTATCAAGAGGAAAATGAACATAGCTCAGATGAGGATGAATCAGAGAGCACTAGTTCTTACACTACTGAAGATGAAGAACCCAGCAGTGTGACTGGTTTTGACTCTCCAGGAACTCAAGTGTGGGATGGGAAAAATATAAGGAATGTCAATCACATTCATCATCCACTTGAAAATAATGAAGGCCATAAGAGAAGAAATGGAAAAGCTAGTAAAACACATATTCGCTCTAAACACTTAAATAGAGTACTGTCTGGACGGAAAAGGTCTAGATTAAGCAACCAAACGGAACACTTGTGGCAAGAGACACAAAGAACCAGCTTCTTACAGGGGGATGGACAAGATATATTAAAATCCAAAGAAAATGTGAAACTGGATGGTCCAAGTGATGACTCTGAGACAGAAATATTCAGTAGAATTTCTAGTGACACTAACGCATCATCATATGTATCGTCAAGAAGCTTTTCGGAAATTCATAGTATGGGTCCTTATTCTACAACAGGTTCTATAATTGCTGattcttttttgaaattaagAAGTGAG GTCCTGAGTGCTAATATCGTAAGAAGTGGCTCCAAAACTTTTGCTGTTTATTCCATATCTGTTACAGACATGAACAATAATAGTTGGTCTATCAAAAGAAG GTTTCAACATTTTGAGGAGCTACACTGGCGTCTTAAGGAGTTTCCGGAGTACAATCTTCATTTACCTCCCAAGCATTTCCTCTCTTCAAGTCTGGATGGTCCTGTCATTCGAGAACGGTGCAAATCACTTGACATATATTTGAAG AAACTTTTGCTGCTCCCAACTGTTTCCAACTCCATCGAAGTATGGGACTTCCTCAGTGTGGATTCACAG ACATATAGCTTCTCAAACTCCTTGTCCATAATTGAAACATTACAGG CTGACCTGGACAGGACTGTACGCCAAAAGAGTAAAGAACCTCCGCATGGTATAAGCCCTCGAACTGATCTGTTATCCTCCAAGGGGAAGCATTCTAATACTGAAAGCAAGAATCTGACTTCAAGGATAGAACACGATCATGCAGGACATGAATCAAGGTTCAGGAAAGATTATGTTGCACTCTCTCCTCCAAAAAGACCTCTCACAGAAACTTTTGAGGATTCAAATAGTGACAACAAGGTGCATGCAAATAGAAAATCAACCCCAAACATGCAGACGACATCAAAATCAGTTGAAACTAACTCACTTGCATCACCTGAATCTCTTGTTGCTGCTACCGTGGATCCTACCTTTCCCAGTGAG TGGGTGCCACCAAATTTAACTGTGCCTATATTAGATCTTGTCGACGTCATTTTTCAGCTCCAAGATGGTGGATGGATCAG GAGGAATGCATTCTGGGTGGCTAAACAGGTTTTACAACTAGGAATGGGTGATGCATTTGATGATTGGCTGATTGAGAAAATCCAGCGTCTGCGCAGGGGTTCAGTAGTTGCAGCAGGTATCCAACGTGTTGAGCAG TTTCCCATGACTCTGGACAGCCAAGATTTCAATGTTGGACTAAGTATCGGTTAA
- the LOC101268076 gene encoding uncharacterized protein isoform X4: MSTERQSVTVRDLVEEAKKRVVFLVICAIGLSYLMSLTSSSVFVNLPVAALFIVSLRYLSLDFDARMKAVTYKSKSSISNSTFQRKHIDIPRTVNEKPTWRKKVNSPAVEEAIDHFTRHIVSEWVTDLWYSRITSDTQGPEELVQIMNGVLGEISRRMRTINLIDLITRDIINLIRTHLELFRASKIKIQKKRPISLTIEELDVELKLVLAADNKLHPALFSPEAEHKVLQHLMDGLISYTFQSEDAQCSLFHNIVRELLACVVMRPVLNIANPRFINERIESLVVSVKKGDKGNTAAETEPQSRPVGSGKISADHFSRVLDPSAKGVELVQLKNDQPNNTEEHAMNTMNGTDLLLDPLLSLDARSTRSWSSLPSQADADDGRGIHRHHSGGEWGERLDLLSRRKTEALAPENLDNIWAKGRNYKRKEEANLASDKLKKSSLISAPKSPGHSKEAKQKESERANKVGAKHYVKDNATSQGDLKRPIYPPDYSYQEENEHSSDEDESESTSSYTTEDEEPSSVTGFDSPGTQVWDGKNIRNVNHIHHPLENNEGHKRRNGKASKTHIRSKHLNRVLSGRKRSRLSNQTEHLWQETQRTSFLQGDGQDILKSKENVKLDGPSDDSETEIFSRISSDTNASSYVSSRSFSEIHSMGPYSTTGSIIADSFLKLRSEVLSANIVRSGSKTFAVYSISVTDMNNNSWSIKRRFQHFEELHWRLKEFPEYNLHLPPKHFLSSSLDGPVIRERCKSLDIYLKKLLLLPTVSNSIEVWDFLSVDSQTYSFSNSLSIIETLQADLDRTVRQKSKEPPHGISPRTDLLSSKGKHSNTESKNLTSRIEHDHAGHESRFRKDYVALSPPKRPLTETFEDSNSDNKVHANRKSTPNMQTTSKSVETNSLASPESLVAATVDPTFPSEWVPPNLTVPILDLVDVIFQLQDGGWIRRNAFWVAKQVLQLGMGDAFDDWLIEKIQRLRRGSVVAAGIQRVEQEVETGHWSMCCHQSSSNLLY, from the exons ATGAGCACCGAAAGGCAATCGGTGACTGTTCGAGACCTTGTTGAAGAAGCTAAGAAGAGAGTTGTTTTCTTAGTCATATGTGCTATTGGGCTCTCCTATTTAATGTCTC TGACGAGCTCCTCAGTTTTTGTCAACTTGCCTGTAGCTGCACTCTTTATTGTTTCCCTTCGTTATCTGTCTCTTGATTTTGACGCGCGGATGAAAGCTGTAACATATAAAAGTAAGTCATCCATATCAAACAGCACTTTTCAGAGGAAACATATTGATATTCCAAGAACAGTTAATGAGAAGCCCACCTGGAGGAAGAAAGTAAATTCACCTGCTGTCGAAGAAGCAATAGATCACTTCACCAGGCATATAGTTTCTGAGTGGGTCACAGATCTCTGGTACTCCCGCATAACCTCTGATACACAGGGTCCTGAGGAACTAGTGCAGATCATGAATGGTGTACTAGGGGAAATTTCACGTCGCATGAGAACTATTAATCTTATAGATCTCATCACAag AGATATTATCAATCTAATACGCACTCACTTGGAGCTGTTTCGTGCAAGCAAAATAAAGATTCAGAAGAAACGCCCAATTTCTTTGACAATTGAAGAGCTAGATGTGGAGCTTAAACTGGTGTTGGCTGCAGACAACAAATTACATCCTGCTTTGTTTTCTCCGGAGGCTGAGCACAAA GTACTCCAGCATCTTATGGATGGTCTCATTTCATACACTTTTCAGTCAGAGGATGCACAGTGCTCTTTATTCCACAACATTGTCAGGGAGCTTCTTGCTTGTGTTGTAATGCGACCAGTATTAAATATAGCTAATCCAAG GTTCATCAACGAGAGGATTGAGTCTCTAGTTGTTTCTGTAAAGAAGGGTGATAAAGGGAACACAGCAGCAGAAACTGAACCACAGTCCAGGCCGGTTGGATCTGGTAAAATATCAGCAGATCATTTTTCTCGGGTTTTAGATCCTTCTGCCAAGGGCGTAGAGCTTGTACAACTAAAAAATGACCAACCTAATAACACTGAGGAGCATGCCATGAACACTATGAATGGAACAGATTTGTTGTTGGACCCTTTGCTTTCACTTGATGCTCGGTCTACTCGTTCTTGGAGTTCTTTGCCATCACAAGCCGATGCAGATGACGGAAGAGGTATTCATAGACACCATTCTGGAGGAGAGTGGGGTGAAAGGCTAGATTTGCTTTCTCGTAGAAAGACTGAAGCCCTGGCCCCTGAAAATTTAGACAATATATGGGCAAAAGGCAGAAACTATAAACGGAAAGAAGAGGCCAATCTAGCATCTGATAAACTCAAGAAGAGTTCGTTGATAAGTGCACCAAAATCGCCAGGACACTCAAAGGAAGCTAAACAGAAAGAGAGTGAGAGAGCAAACAAGGTTGGAGCTAAGCATTATGTGAAGGACAATGCTACCTCGCAAGGTGATTTGAAAAGACCAATTTATCCTCCAGATTACTCGTATCAAGAGGAAAATGAACATAGCTCAGATGAGGATGAATCAGAGAGCACTAGTTCTTACACTACTGAAGATGAAGAACCCAGCAGTGTGACTGGTTTTGACTCTCCAGGAACTCAAGTGTGGGATGGGAAAAATATAAGGAATGTCAATCACATTCATCATCCACTTGAAAATAATGAAGGCCATAAGAGAAGAAATGGAAAAGCTAGTAAAACACATATTCGCTCTAAACACTTAAATAGAGTACTGTCTGGACGGAAAAGGTCTAGATTAAGCAACCAAACGGAACACTTGTGGCAAGAGACACAAAGAACCAGCTTCTTACAGGGGGATGGACAAGATATATTAAAATCCAAAGAAAATGTGAAACTGGATGGTCCAAGTGATGACTCTGAGACAGAAATATTCAGTAGAATTTCTAGTGACACTAACGCATCATCATATGTATCGTCAAGAAGCTTTTCGGAAATTCATAGTATGGGTCCTTATTCTACAACAGGTTCTATAATTGCTGattcttttttgaaattaagAAGTGAG GTCCTGAGTGCTAATATCGTAAGAAGTGGCTCCAAAACTTTTGCTGTTTATTCCATATCTGTTACAGACATGAACAATAATAGTTGGTCTATCAAAAGAAG GTTTCAACATTTTGAGGAGCTACACTGGCGTCTTAAGGAGTTTCCGGAGTACAATCTTCATTTACCTCCCAAGCATTTCCTCTCTTCAAGTCTGGATGGTCCTGTCATTCGAGAACGGTGCAAATCACTTGACATATATTTGAAG AAACTTTTGCTGCTCCCAACTGTTTCCAACTCCATCGAAGTATGGGACTTCCTCAGTGTGGATTCACAG ACATATAGCTTCTCAAACTCCTTGTCCATAATTGAAACATTACAGG CTGACCTGGACAGGACTGTACGCCAAAAGAGTAAAGAACCTCCGCATGGTATAAGCCCTCGAACTGATCTGTTATCCTCCAAGGGGAAGCATTCTAATACTGAAAGCAAGAATCTGACTTCAAGGATAGAACACGATCATGCAGGACATGAATCAAGGTTCAGGAAAGATTATGTTGCACTCTCTCCTCCAAAAAGACCTCTCACAGAAACTTTTGAGGATTCAAATAGTGACAACAAGGTGCATGCAAATAGAAAATCAACCCCAAACATGCAGACGACATCAAAATCAGTTGAAACTAACTCACTTGCATCACCTGAATCTCTTGTTGCTGCTACCGTGGATCCTACCTTTCCCAGTGAG TGGGTGCCACCAAATTTAACTGTGCCTATATTAGATCTTGTCGACGTCATTTTTCAGCTCCAAGATGGTGGATGGATCAG GAGGAATGCATTCTGGGTGGCTAAACAGGTTTTACAACTAGGAATGGGTGATGCATTTGATGATTGGCTGATTGAGAAAATCCAGCGTCTGCGCAGGGGTTCAGTAGTTGCAGCAGGTATCCAACGTGTTGAGCAG GAGGTGGAGACAGGGCACTGGAGTATGTGCTGTCATCAGTCATCATCTAACTTGCTTTATTGA